A single region of the Triticum dicoccoides isolate Atlit2015 ecotype Zavitan chromosome 2B, WEW_v2.0, whole genome shotgun sequence genome encodes:
- the LOC119364174 gene encoding heparan-alpha-glucosaminide N-acetyltransferase-like, with amino-acid sequence MGVYELVRSEDAAGPALDLEAGRCGPPPTAKASPAAPRQQRLVSLDVFRGITVLLMIIVDDAGSFLPAMNHSPWEGVTIADFVMPFFLFIVGVALALAYKRVPDKLDATRKATLRALKLFCVGLVLQGGFFHGVRSLTFGVDITQIRLMGILQRIAIAYLVTALCQIWLKGDDDVDSGLDLIKRYRYQLLAGLLITITYMVLLYGTYVPDWEYMISGPGSTEKTFSVKCGVRGNSGPGCNAVGMIDRKILGIQHLYGRPVYARSQQCSIDSPQNGPLPPDAPSWCQAPFDPEGLLSSVMAIVTCLIGLQYGHIIVHFQKHKERIMHWLVPSFGMLVLAFAMDFFGMRMNKPLYTVSYTLCTAGAAGLLFAGIYTLVDLYGYRRPTVAMEWMGMHALMIFVLIACNILPIFIHGFYWGEPNNNLLKFIGIRA; translated from the exons ATGGGCGTCTACGAGCTCGTCCGGAGCGAGGACGCCGCGGGCCCCGCGCTGGATCTGGAGGCCGGCCGCTGCGGCCCCCCGCCGACGGCCAAGGcgtctccggcggcgccccggcagcAGCGGCTCGTCTCGCTCGATGTCTTCCGGGGAATCACCGTGCTG CTTATGATCATCGTGGACGATGCTGGATCGTTTCTTCCGGCAATGAACCACTCCCCTTGGGAAGGTGTAACGATAGCTGATTTCGTCATGCCTTTTTTCCTCTTCATCGTTGGGGTCGCTCTAGCTCTGGCGTACAAG AGAGTGCCGGACAAATTGGATGCAACTCGAAAGGCAACACTTCGTGCACTGAAGCTCTTTTGTGTTGGTCTTGTTCTACAAG GTGGATTTTTTCATGGAGTTCGTAGCCTTACTTTTGGGGTTGATATTACACAAATACGTTTGATGGGTATACTGCAG AGAATCGCAATAGCATATCTTGTTACAGCACTGTGTCAGATTTGGCTCAAGGGAGATGATGATGTAGATTCTGGACTTGATTTGATCAAGAGATACAGATATCAACT ACTCGCAGGCTTGCTCATCACAATCACCTACATGGTCCTCTTGTATGGTACCTACGTTCCTGATTGGGAGTATATGATATCAGGTCCTGGTTCCACAGAGAAAACGTTCTCT GTCAAATGCGGTGTACGAGGTAACTCTGGGCCAGGCTGCAATGCGGTTGGCATGATTGACCGCAAAATCTTAGGCATCCAGCATCTCTACGGTCGACCGGTTTATGCGCGATCCCAG CAATGCAGCATTGATTCACCGCAAAATGGGCCACTCCCTCCTGATGCCCCCTCATGGTGCCAGGCCCCTTTTGATCCTGAAGGGCTTCTCAG TTCTGTGATGGCCATCGTCACCTGCTTGATCGGTCTTCAATACGGGCACATAATTGTACATTTTCAG AAACACAAGGAAAGAATCATGCACTGGCTTGTCCCTTCCTTCGGCATGCTCGTCCTGGCCTTCGCAATGGACTTCTTCG GAATGCGTATGAATAAGCCATTGTACACCGTAAGTTACACTCTGTGCACCGCTGGCGCTGCAGGGCTCCTCTTCGCGGGGATCTACACGCTGGTCGACCTCTACGGGTACCGCCGCCCGACTGTCGCCATGGAGTGGATGGGGATGCATGCCCTGATGATATTTGTCCTGATCGCATGCAACATCCTACCCATCTTCATTCATGGCTTCTACTGGGGGGAGCCCAATAACAACCTT TTGAAGTTCATTGGGATTAGGGCATGA